acaaaatctaTGTGCACACACAGTTCACATAAAACAGACCAGACGACAGTGCTTATGAAGCCTCCCATCTGTGAAACAACAACCCATGTGCTTTGTTCTATAATGGGCTCGGTTCACTATGTATATTAGTGgcccaaaaataaaattagactCTTCCAATCGAATGTTCtgctacctttttttttttttttttttctggggagGTTGATGACGTCACCCCAGTTGTTtggaagaaggggaaaaaaggttCAAGCCGTAGAATTAGCCTGAAAAATAGACCGGCTCGACGACGGTTTTATGGTGAAAATCGTCTAAATTTCCTACTGTGAACCATGTCTACCCCGGCCCGGAGACGACTTATGAGAGATTTCAAACGGTATGTCCGCGTCTATTTtctgtgctttgtttttctctgccCAGTGATATGTTAGTCCGGTAGCACTAGGCCTGTGCTGGTCTATGCCAGAGCCGATTGACTGCCTGGTGCCGGACTGATGTCCCCCTGCTTTGCGGACATATAACATGTTTCAGATATGAAGATTGACTGGGGTTGAgggtgtgttgttttttatttggtgtAAACCTAGACCTCACGACTCGGGCTTGTAATGTGTTTTCTGCCACCTGAACGTTTGTCTGGCACCCGGAGCTGCATTTTTCACAGGTACCCATTTTTCAGGTGATGCTAGTCTTAGACACATATGTCAAATTAATTTCTGGTGACATACAAAGGCGGTTTATACTATACTGGTAATGACTTGCTATGTCATCAATACTACAGGGAAAGGTTTGACAAGTCATAGCAGCCCTCACTTCTGCATGCTGTAAAGGTCTCATGGACGCATTTGTGGTATAGACTTGGATTTGTAACATGAAGTTGgtgctgttattgttgttaatgagggaaatgccTCGTCCCGTCACTCATGTTTGCTGTAATGGATGTCTTCCCAGTTCTGGTGACCTTCTAAGTTAAGCTACTAATCTATGTGTTGAATGATAAAACATGATCTACTTAGatgtatctgtgtttgcttcTCCATGGGTTTGTCAAATGGTCTTTTTGAATGCCAGTTTTTCCAACTTGGTGGATTGTTTCTGTGATTATTCCATGTGCTGAATCTACATGCAGATAATTATATACCACTACAAAGTGCAACCCATAGGTTTGGGAGGGTGCAGGGGCATTGGACACCTGCAGAGAATAAATAATTGACTTCAATACAATTAGTGTCTTTGCACcacattgtatttttatgtatttggtgGGGGCAAAGTTCATACTACAGCAGTATATGCATGCCCTTTACTTGCTCTTGGCAATGGGGAATGAGCACAGGGTCTTAACAAGGATAATCCCTGGGCTGGGTCAGTAGTGGCTCTGTCTGGGAGAGCACTCGGCCGTGGCGAGGTATGACCCGCGCGTCCCGGCTGTCAGTACAGCAGACAGGTGGGTCAGCGCTGTGGGAGCCCATGCTCAGGCTATAGGCAGGCCTGAGCGACGGTGAGCACCTGTTACAGGCTCAGGTGCGTGGGAAGGGTAACGAGGACGGGCTTGAGGTGGGTGATATTGTTAAAGCTGTAATTCTATATGGCCTTGACTTCATTCATCTCCCCCAAAAGCCGGGCGTCTCGTGAAGGCATTAATGGTGTCCATAGCAACTACTCTCTGAGACGCTGGCTGATCCAAAAACACTTTTATCTAAATTTAGAGACGCATGGTTTTGAtggtgttttttatgtttttatgtttatagTACTAAAACCACTTGGTTAAGGAATTGATAGCCCTCATCAGGAACAGATTTTGcagcatttgtatttatttatttatttagttttgcccCGGAcctctggggaaaaaaatacatattcaatgCCTGATTAAAGCCTGGCAACATTGAAGGGAGGGAAATCTGAATGCTACACATTACTAGAACATTCccatgaaaaaatataaaactctAAAAGTCATTTTGCTTTGTGCCTTATGTAAGGTCTTTCAAAAAGTGGAGATGTTAGATGCTTAATGTGGGgccttttgtatttctttatagGCTTCAAGAAGACCCACCTGCTGGAGTCAGTGGCGCTCCATCTGAAAATAACATAATGTTGTGGAATGCAGTTATATTTGGGTGAGTATCTAAATCCTCATGTTATCCCACTGTATTGGCTTTTACATGCAACAAGATGGACAAGGCAGATATTTGAGGCTTGGGTCTAGACTTCCCTTATCCCTGGAGCGACAGGTAACtcgaattaaaaaaaattaatacaaataatgatatTAGAAGTAATGTTAGCAATGCTGATCTCTTGAGTCCTTGTCATAAGGGGGTTTATACAAAATGATAAACCCACTTGCTTTCACTAAGATTTCATCTTGTCGGCTCCTCTGTGGCTCTTGACTTGGAGTCTATTTCTGTATAGAAGTGGGTGGATGCACCTGTCAGCTATGAAGTTTGTTTCAATACAACCTTATAACAAGACAGtctctgttattattttaaattcgaAGTAATCATTTGATGCCTGACTGCAGAAAAGTAGCTGTGCTGGAGGTGGCTCATGTGGAATTTTCTTTGTCTGATCTCTTTTCAGCCCTGAGGGTACCCCGTTTGAAGATGGTAAGCTGCTAAAATgcacttcaaaataaaatattttttgttcatGTCGCACTTTATAAACATGCTGTGGATATTGTGTCCTTATCCTTCACAATCTATAACAGAGTAATGATGTGAATAGTGTATATCTTATACTCAACTCTGATATTACTATTCATGATAGTTTTGTTGGTGCTGCTTATATTTTCCATTCTTATTAAGTATTTAATTACAAATAGGTTTTATACCCCTTCTTCTTGCAAGGCTTACTTACAGAAAATGTGTTGGTTTATCACCAGTTGAGTTCCTCCCACAGACAGATTTTAGAAACTTTGTTTGGGCATATGATCTAACAGGATGTAACAGTTAAAAAAGAATCCCAAAGCAGGTATTCTGGAATATTGGGTACGTTATTAATAAGGATGCCTGTGATATTAGAcacttttttaaagtaaaagtaCTGGAATTAGACCGCTTAGatgtttttgcctttttttcttaCACTGCCTCATCCTGTATGATAAAAGTTATTGGTTGCAATATTAAGAAGTGGCTAGTAACACTTTTTATGTGGTATAGTACTTAAGGACAGAATCTTTGAGGAAGTTCACAATAATTCTGTACAATCTTGCTTTCTGAAtcacagtgtatttttaatgcagCATTAGTCTTGTCACACATTATTAACAATGGGCTTGGATTTTTGTCTCCGTTGAGGATTAATTCTTGTCATGgggaaagttttatttttagcaaCCATCATTGCTTCTCTCTCCTTTACAGGAACTTTTAAGCTTGTGATAGAATTTTCAGAAGAGTATCCAAATAAGCCCCCGACTGTCAGATTCATCTCAAAAATGTTCCATCCGAATGGTACgacctctttttgttttttatgctgTTAGTGGACCTATGTGTGTTGGAAAGCTGTG
This is a stretch of genomic DNA from Amia ocellicauda isolate fAmiCal2 chromosome 11, fAmiCal2.hap1, whole genome shotgun sequence. It encodes these proteins:
- the ube2b gene encoding ubiquitin-conjugating enzyme E2 B; its protein translation is MSTPARRRLMRDFKRLQEDPPAGVSGAPSENNIMLWNAVIFGPEGTPFEDGTFKLVIEFSEEYPNKPPTVRFISKMFHPNVYADGSICLDILQNRWSPTYDVSSILTSIQSLLDEPNPNSPANSQAAQLYQENKREYEKRVSAIVEQSWNDS